Proteins co-encoded in one Aspergillus luchuensis IFO 4308 DNA, chromosome 6, nearly complete sequence genomic window:
- a CDS encoding putative GPI anchored protein (COG:O;~EggNog:ENOG410PWXE;~SECRETED:SignalP(1-17)), whose product MKLPILYLASLAPLVAAHFELKYPTSRDGSEEQMTQFPCGGAAQSSNRTQVSISAGSFPVALSMGHSQTAVEVLLALGSDPGTNYNITLHQTFEIQGLGAFCLPHIKFDESILGTNITDGMNATVQVQSNGDPTGGLYACADIQFSSTVSYEEPSSCSNNTGVTAVAFTGAAAERNANESTASGEAQSSSSSSTSSGSSSTSTSTGGAVALETAAWGMLGAAVVGGMALL is encoded by the exons ATGAAGCTCCCTATCCTCTACCTTGCGTCTCTTGCGCCCTTGGTCGCCGCCCACTTCGAGCTCAAGTATCCTACCAGCCGTGATGGATCTGAAGAGCAGATGACCCAATTCCCCTGCGGCGGAGCTGCCCAGTCCAGCAACCGTACGCAGGTCTCGATTTCCGCCGGTTCTTTTCCCGTCGCATTGTCCATGGGTCATTCCCAGACTGCTGTCGAGGTTCTCCTGGCACTGGGTTCCGATCCCGGAACCAACTACAACATTACTCTTCATCAGACCTTTGAAATCCAGGGATTGGGTGCTTTCTGCCTTCCGCACATCAAGTTTGATGAATCCATCCTTGGCACCAACATCACCGATGGAATGAACGCAACTGTCCAGGTCCAGAGCAATGGTGATCCCACCGGAGGTCTTTACGCT TGCGCCGACATTCagttctcctccaccgtctccTACGAAGAACCGTCCTCCTGCTCGAACAACACCGGTGTGACTGCTGTGGCTTTTACTGGAGCTGCGGCCGAACGCAACGCCAATGAATCCACTGCCTCTGGAGAAGCACAGAGCAGCTCCTCTTCTAGCACCTCTTCGGGCAGCTCAAGCACATCTACCTCCACTGGCGGTGCTGTTGCTTTGGAGACTGCTGCATGGGGTATGCTGGGCGCTGCAGTTGTTGGTGGAATGGCTCTGTTGTAA
- a CDS encoding palmitoyl-(protein) hydrolase (COG:I;~EggNog:ENOG410PPHI;~InterPro:IPR003140,IPR029058;~MEROPS:MER0200434;~PFAM:PF02230,PF03959;~go_function: GO:0016787 - hydrolase activity [Evidence IEA]) yields MATQRAPFIVPALKKHTATVIMAHGLGDSGAGWMALAQNWRRRGMFDEVAFIFPNAPMIPITVNFGMSMPGWYDISKLGRDLDFEEAIRHQDEPGVLRSREYFNSLIKEQIDKGIKPSRIVLGGFSQGGAMSLFAGLTSTEKLGGVFGLSCYLLLHDRIKNFIPKNWPNKQTPFFIAHGEEDEVVKFDFGKQSAKMVQELGVQDVEFHSYS; encoded by the exons ATGGCTACACAACGCGCCCCCTTTATTGTTCCGGCGCTGAAGAAGCACACCGCGACGGTGATCATGGCCCACGGTTTGGGCGACAG TGGTGCTGGATG GATGGCTCTCGCCCAGAACTGGCGCCGCCGCGGCATGTTCGATGAAGTCGCCTTCATCTTCCCGAATGCCCCTATGATCCCTATCACAGTG AACTTTGGAATGTCCATGCCGGGATGGTACGACATCTCCAAGCTGGGTCGTGAC TTGGATTTCGAAGAAGCCATCCGCCACCAGGACGAACCGGGCGTCCTCCGTTCCCGTGAATATTTCAACTCCCTCATCAAGGAGCAGATCGACAAGGGTATCAAGCCCTCCCGCATTGTCCTCGGAGGCTTCTCGCAAGGTGGAGCGATGTCCTTGTTTGCGGGTCTCACGAGCACGGAGAAGCTGGGTGGTGTCTTCGGTCTTTCCTGCTATTTGTTGCTGCATGACCGGATCAAGAACTTCATCCCCAAAAACTGGCCGAACAAGCAGacgcccttcttcatcgcacatggcgaggaggacgaggtggTCAAGTTTGATTTCGGTAAGCAGTCGGCCAAGATGGTTCAGGAGTTGGGTGTCCAGGATGTCGAGTTCCATTCTTACTCGTGA
- a CDS encoding uncharacterized protein (COG:S;~EggNog:ENOG410PYGQ;~InterPro:IPR005645,IPR029058;~PFAM:PF03959), whose amino-acid sequence MRFLCLHGAGTNAEIFEIQSGGISYDLAKYGHTFKYYNGCMEAEVEPQLKGLFNGPFYNHYPRDRAPGEYLAPAMKHVYDIIEREGPFDAVMGFSQGAALACAMIVHHAKTHQEPLFKVAVFICGAAPFDSTGNEVIPDTSAEGEYPVKIPTANIVGKQDELYPSSIHLSRLCEPSKMSFHDHGSKHMVPFDVENTNAMVAAIEAAVQKALKGE is encoded by the exons ATGCGCTTCCTTTGTCTTCACGGCGCAGGTACCAACGCCGAA ATCTTCGAGATCCAATCCG GTGGCATCTCCTACGACCTCGCTAAATATGGCCATACATTCAAATACTACAATGGCTGCATGGAAGCCGAAGTTGAGCCTC AGCTAAAGGGCCTCTTTAATGGCCCCTTTTACAACCATTATCCTCGTGACCGGGCACCGGGCGAATATCTCGCCCCCGCAATGAAACACGTCTACGATATCATCGAGCGTGAGGGTCCTTTCGACGCCGTCATGGGATTCTCACAAGGTGCTGCCCTGGCATGCGCCATGATTGTACACCATGCAAAGACGCACCAAGAGCCTCTATTCAAGGTCGCCGTGTTTATCTGCGGTGCTGCACCGTTTGACAGCACGGGGAATGAGGTCATCCCTGACACTTCGGCTGAGGGCGAGTATCCGGTCAAGATCCCCACGGCGAATATTGTGGGAAAGCAGGATGAGCTGTATCCGTCTAGCATTCATTTGTCCAGGCTGTGTGAGCCGAGCAAAATGAGTTTCCATGATCACGGGTCGAAGCATATGGTGCCGTTTGATGTGGAGAATACTAATGCTATGGTGGCTGCTATTGAGGCTGCGGTTCAGAAGGCTTTGAAGGGAGAGTAA
- a CDS encoding putative short-chain dehydrogenase/reductase family protein (COG:Q;~EggNog:ENOG410PVR8;~InterPro:IPR036291,IPR002347;~PFAM:PF08659,PF00106,PF13561;~go_process: GO:0055114 - oxidation-reduction process [Evidence IEA]): MASVVTFLSNVLSRPVESYCSFGPTVSEITFGLLGYSFNPERDINDLSGKVVFVTGGNAGLGKETVLQLARHRPSRIYLAARNATKAEDAIASIREQVPSADIRHIALDLSSFKSIRAAAEQFTSECDRLDRLVLNAGIMNCPPALTEEGFEIQFGTNHVGHFLLTQLLLPTLQRTVELSRDVRVVTLASAANVAAPPYDVMTSTPALLADHTLTRYSASKAANILFASELARRHPEILSVAVHPGSVVSDLWDHTIKTGVVAKYTIGAILAFSRSIRSGALNQLWAAGARRELLTNGAYYVPIGVHATGNRYAKDVDMARRLWEWTEQQIAEKS, from the exons ATGGCATCTGTCGTTACTTTCCTCTCAAATGTTCTCTCTCGCCCCGTGGAGTCCTACTGCAGCTTTGGTCCGACGGTGAGTGAAATCACCTTTGGACTGCTGGGGTACTCCTTCAATCCGGAACGCGACATCAATGATCTATCAGGGAAGGTTGTCTTCGTCACTGGAG GCAATGCCGGTCTAGGGAAAGAAACCGTCCTCCAACTCGCTCGTCACCGCCCATCTCGCATCTACCTCGCTGCGCGGAATGCGACCAAAGCCGAAGACGCCATCGCTTCAATCCGGGAGCAGGTGCCATCCGCCGATATCAGACACATAGCCCTCGACCTGTCCTCGTTCAAGTCGATCCGCGCCGCTGCCGAACAGTTCACGTCAGAATGCGATCGCCTGGACCGCCTGGTTCTCAACGCCGGAATCATGAACTGCCCGCCCGCTCTGACAGAGGAAGGATTCGAGATTCAATTTGGGACCAACCATGTCGGGCATTTCCTACTCACCCAGCTACTACTGCCCACGCTGCAACGAACAGTTGAGCTTTCCAGGGATGTCCGAGTAGTAACATTGGCCTCTGCCGCGAATGTCGCCGCGCCTCCCTACGATGTCATGACCTCTACGCCGGCTTTATTAGCCGACCATACATTGACCCGGTACAGTGCCTCGAAGGCAGCAAATATCCTGTTTGCGTCGGAGCTGGCTCGTCGCCATCCGGAGATTCTGTCTGTCGCGGTACATCCCGGCTCCGTTGTGAGCGACCTATGGGACCATACGATCAAGACCGGTGTCGTAGCCAAGTACACTATCGGCGCCATCCTTGCGTTCAGTCGGAGCATACGGAGCGGCGCACTCAATCAGCTCTGGGCCGCTGGGGCGAGAAGAGAACTGTTGACCAACGGGGCTTATTATGTTCCCATTGGGGTGCACGCCACGGGCAACCGGTACGCGAAGGACGTCGACATGGCACGGCGACTGTGGGAGTGGACTGAGCAGCAAATTGCAGAGAAATCGTAA
- the EGD1 gene encoding nascent polypeptide-associated complex subunit family protein (BUSCO:EOG092653SU;~COG:K;~EggNog:ENOG410PPVK;~InterPro:IPR039370,IPR038187,IPR002715;~PFAM:PF01849): protein MDQAKLARMQQSVRIAKANITFLTLTGGKGTPRRKVKKVHKSSGADDKKLQATLKKMNVQPIQAIEEVNMFKEDGNVIHFGAPKVHASVPSNTFALYGNGEEKELTELVPGILNQLGPDSLASLRKLAESYQNMQKNQAGADGKKDDEEDDIPDLVEGENFESNVE from the exons ATGGATCAGGCAAAGTTGGCTAGAATGCAGCAGAGCGTGCGGATTG CTAAAGCTAACATAACCTTTCTCACTCTGACAGG AGGCAAGGGTACTCCCCGCCGCAAGGTCAAGAAGGTCCACAAGTCCTCCGGTGCCGACGACAAGAAGCTCCAGGCCaccctgaagaagatgaacgTCCAGCCCATCCAGGCCATCGAGGAGGTTAACATGTTCAAGGAGGACGGAAACGTCATCCACTTTGGTGCTCCTAAGG TCCACGCCTCCGTCCCCTCCAACACTTTCGCCCTCTACGGCAAcggcgaggagaaggaactcACCGAGCTCGTCCCCGGTATCCTGAACCAGCTTGGCCCCGACAGCCTTGCTTCCCTCCGCAAGCTCGCCGAGAGCTACCAGAACATGCAGAAGAACCAGGCCGGCGCTGACGGCAagaaggacgatgaggaggatgatatccCCGATCTCGTTGAGGGCGAGAACTTCGAGAGCAACGTCgagtaa